The stretch of DNA TAGTTTTAGAGTTGGTTTGCATCTTTTTTTGTTTTAATAGTTTGGAATAGTTATTTGGGTTTGATTTCCTGTTGAATTATCAAAAATGGTAACAATCAATCCATTTGCTCCAGATCCAATATTTATTCGAAATTGTCCTACATTGTAAAGCCCTTCTTTTAACTTATCCGTATTCCCAAATTGTTTTTGTATGATGGCATTGGCAAGGCTATATAAAATTTGATTGTTTAGGTTTGTTGCAAAATCTTCGAGGGATGTTGCGTTGGAGGCATTGCCATTGCTGTTTTTTTGTTGATAATCCGATTGTGCTTGAGCTGATTGTAGTAGCCAACTTGCGTTTAGAGGATTACCTCCGAAAGATGGATTTGTAAATCCAAAGACGAACTGTTGGGCAAAAAGATGGCTGGTGGCAAAGCAAAATATTGCTAATAGACAGATTCTTATTGCTTTCATGGTATGTTAATTTAAAAAATTCCAGTTCCAGTTTGTTCTTTACTGCTCATTTCGAGCAGTATTTGAGCATAATTTTTAATAAACTCGGTTGCCATGGTCACTGCATCGTTTGTCGACTCCTCTAAAAGATCTTGTCTTGGTTGAAGATAGTTTGCATATATTTCAATATCATTTACTGTTATAGATATAAGGGTTGTTGTTCCCATTCCTGGTTTTTCTTCTATAACAATGACGTAATCAAATGTTTCATCAGGGATGTCAAACGTTTGGGTGAACCTGTCGTAAAATTCTTTTCCATTTCGAGTTTTTGTTTGATCTAGGATGATTCCTCCCTGTATTTCATCTTCAACGATTCCCGTTTTAAGTTGAGTTACCTTTTTTACAAGATTCTGGAGCACAGTTTGTGTATTGCTGCTCTTTTGCTTC from Alistipes sp. ZOR0009 encodes:
- a CDS encoding CsgE family curli-type amyloid fiber assembly protein, whose product is MRLYTYILVCLLAFPSLSAKSQQDTVKLKQKSSNTQTVLQNLVKKVTQLKTGIVEDEIQGGIILDQTKTRNGKEFYDRFTQTFDIPDETFDYVIVIEEKPGMGTTTLISITVNDIEIYANYLQPRQDLLEESTNDAVTMATEFIKNYAQILLEMSSKEQTGTGIF
- a CDS encoding curli assembly protein CsgF, producing the protein MKAIRICLLAIFCFATSHLFAQQFVFGFTNPSFGGNPLNASWLLQSAQAQSDYQQKNSNGNASNATSLEDFATNLNNQILYSLANAIIQKQFGNTDKLKEGLYNVGQFRINIGSGANGLIVTIFDNSTGNQTQITIPNY